A DNA window from Aureibaculum sp. 2308TA14-22 contains the following coding sequences:
- the ilvB gene encoding biosynthetic-type acetolactate synthase large subunit has protein sequence MSTETQTVKKTTTSKKVNISGAEAVIKCLLEEGVDLIYGYPGGAIMPVYDELYKYQDQLQHVLTRHEQGATHSAQGYARVTGKVGVAIATSGPGATNLVTGIADAQIDSTPMVCITGQVAKHLLGSDAFQETDIIGISMPVTKWNYQITKASEIPEIMAKAFYIARSGRPGPVLIDITKNAQFDKFDFDYKKCTSVRSYKATPEVKEYALNAAAEIINNAKKPMIVFGQGVILGKAEAEFKAFIEKAGIPSAWTILGLSALPTDHPLNVGMVGMHGNYGPNKLTNECDALIAIGMRFDDRVTGDLNTYAKQAKIVHFEIDPAEVDKNVKTDVAVLGDVKETLAKILPKIDKNSYPDWMEEFKEHMTIEFNKVIKNDLHPEKDGLTMAEVIKEINEASKGNAIIVSDVGQHQMIACRYAKFNQSKSNVTSGGLGTMGFALPAAIGAKMGQPDREVVAIIGDGSYQMTIQELGTIYQTKVPVKIVVLNNEFLGMVRQWQQLFFDKRYASTEMVNPDFVTIAKGYHMEAERVSKRENLATAVQKMMDSKDAYFLEVCVEKEDNVFPMIPSGASVSDIRLS, from the coding sequence ATGAGTACAGAAACACAAACTGTTAAAAAGACTACAACTTCAAAAAAAGTAAACATTTCGGGTGCTGAGGCCGTTATAAAATGTTTATTGGAAGAAGGGGTTGATTTAATATATGGCTATCCTGGCGGAGCAATTATGCCTGTTTATGATGAGTTATATAAATATCAAGATCAATTACAACATGTATTAACACGCCACGAACAAGGGGCTACGCACTCGGCTCAGGGTTATGCTAGGGTTACAGGTAAAGTAGGTGTTGCAATTGCAACTTCGGGTCCTGGAGCAACCAACTTAGTTACAGGAATTGCAGACGCTCAAATAGATTCAACGCCTATGGTTTGTATTACGGGTCAAGTAGCAAAACACCTATTGGGTTCTGATGCTTTTCAGGAAACGGATATTATTGGTATTTCTATGCCTGTTACCAAATGGAATTATCAAATTACCAAAGCTTCTGAAATACCTGAAATTATGGCAAAGGCATTTTATATTGCTCGTTCTGGGAGACCAGGACCTGTATTAATTGATATTACCAAAAATGCTCAGTTTGATAAATTTGATTTTGATTATAAAAAATGTACTTCGGTGCGAAGCTATAAAGCAACCCCCGAAGTAAAAGAGTATGCTCTTAATGCTGCTGCCGAAATTATTAATAATGCTAAAAAACCAATGATTGTTTTCGGACAAGGTGTTATTTTAGGAAAGGCAGAAGCAGAGTTTAAGGCCTTTATCGAAAAAGCAGGAATACCATCGGCTTGGACTATTTTGGGGTTATCGGCTTTACCAACTGACCATCCTTTAAATGTAGGAATGGTGGGTATGCACGGAAATTATGGACCTAATAAATTGACGAATGAATGTGACGCACTAATTGCTATCGGAATGCGATTTGATGATCGTGTAACAGGCGATTTGAATACATATGCCAAGCAGGCTAAGATTGTCCATTTTGAAATTGATCCAGCTGAGGTTGATAAAAATGTAAAAACAGATGTTGCCGTTTTAGGTGATGTAAAAGAAACGCTGGCTAAAATTTTACCAAAAATCGATAAAAATTCTTATCCAGATTGGATGGAAGAGTTTAAAGAGCACATGACAATTGAATTTAATAAAGTCATTAAAAATGATTTGCATCCAGAAAAGGATGGATTGACAATGGCTGAAGTTATAAAAGAGATTAACGAAGCCTCAAAAGGTAATGCTATAATAGTTTCTGATGTTGGTCAGCATCAAATGATAGCATGTAGATATGCAAAATTTAACCAATCTAAAAGTAATGTTACATCTGGTGGTTTAGGTACTATGGGTTTTGCGTTACCAGCAGCCATTGGAGCCAAAATGGGACAACCGGATAGAGAAGTGGTAGCCATTATCGGTGACGGTAGTTATCAGATGACAATTCAAGAACTCGGCACTATTTACCAAACAAAAGTACCTGTTAAAATTGTTGTATTGAATAATGAATTTTTAGGAATGGTACGTCAATGGCAACAGTTATTTTTTGATAAGAGATATGCTTCAACAGAAATGGTAAATCCTGATTTTGTGACTATTGCAAAGGGTTATCATATGGAAGCGGAACGTGTTTCTAAACGTGAAAATTTGGCAACTGCAGTTCAGAAAATGATGGACTCAAAAGATGCGTACTTTTTAGAAGTTTGTGTAGAAAAAGAAGATAATGTATTCCCTATGATTCCTTCTGGGGCAAGTGTTTCAGATATAAGATTAAGCTAA
- the ilvN gene encoding acetolactate synthase small subunit — MEDIQKFTFSVYTENNIGILNRLSAIFLKRHINIESMTVSKSEIEDVHRFTFVVNITKSQADKLIGQLEKQIEVIKAYSHTEDEIIYQETALFKISSKHLYDEDIQSRLKFRRANIVAITPNYFVIEATGLKDEIDNMHDKLKPYGLLQFVRSGRIAISRSKMAISELLHEFN; from the coding sequence ATGGAAGATATTCAAAAATTCACTTTTTCGGTATATACCGAAAATAATATAGGCATATTAAACCGTCTTTCTGCAATATTTTTAAAGCGTCATATCAACATTGAAAGTATGACGGTTTCTAAATCAGAAATTGAAGATGTACATCGATTTACTTTTGTGGTTAACATTACTAAGTCTCAAGCTGACAAATTAATCGGTCAATTGGAAAAGCAGATTGAGGTGATTAAAGCTTATTCGCATACTGAGGACGAGATTATTTATCAGGAAACGGCTTTGTTTAAGATCTCTTCAAAACATTTATATGATGAAGATATTCAGAGCAGATTAAAATTTAGAAGAGCAAATATTGTTGCCATCACACCTAACTATTTTGTGATTGAAGCTACGGGTCTTAAAGATGAGATAGACAATATGCATGACAAATTAAAACCATACGGTCTATTGCAATTCGTTCGCTCTGGACGAATCGCCATTTCAAGATCTAAAATGGCAATTTCAGAATTATTACATGAATTTAACTAA
- the ilvC gene encoding ketol-acid reductoisomerase, with the protein MINYFNTLPLRLQLEQLGQCDFMDQSEFSEGVKALKGKKIVIVGCGAQGLNQGLNLRDSGLDVSYALREGAIKEKRASFKNASENGFTVGTYDELIPTADLVSNLTPDKQHTNVVKAVMPLMKKGATLSYSHGFNIVEEGMQVRKDITVIMIAPKSPGSEVREEYKRGFGVPTLIAVHPENDPEGKGFAQAKAYAAGTGGDRAGVLNSSFVAEVKSDLMGEQTILCGLLQTGSILSFDKMTEKGIDAGYASKLIQYGWETITEALKHGGITNMMDRLSNPAKIKAFQLSEALKQIMRPLFEKHMDDIMNGYFSKTMMEDWANGDKNLLSWREATGETAFEKTENTSQNIAEQEYFDNAVLMVAFVKSGVELAFETMTEAGIKPESAYYESLHETPLIANTIARKKLFEMNRIISDTAEYGCYLFDHACKPLLTDFMKGIDTDVIGTFFGKGKDAGVENQELIAVNKEIRQHPVEEIGESLRASMTAMKKIV; encoded by the coding sequence ATGATAAATTATTTTAACACACTTCCTTTACGATTACAATTAGAACAATTAGGACAATGTGATTTTATGGATCAATCGGAATTTTCAGAAGGTGTAAAAGCCTTAAAGGGCAAAAAAATTGTAATTGTAGGTTGTGGTGCTCAAGGACTGAACCAAGGCTTAAATCTACGTGATTCAGGTTTAGATGTTTCTTATGCATTAAGAGAAGGAGCTATCAAAGAAAAGAGAGCATCGTTTAAAAATGCAAGTGAAAACGGTTTCACGGTTGGTACTTATGACGAATTGATTCCAACTGCTGATTTGGTTTCAAATTTAACACCTGACAAACAACATACTAATGTTGTAAAAGCCGTTATGCCTTTGATGAAAAAGGGAGCTACATTATCGTATTCACACGGTTTTAATATTGTAGAGGAAGGAATGCAGGTTAGAAAAGACATCACAGTAATTATGATTGCTCCAAAATCTCCAGGCTCAGAAGTGCGTGAAGAATATAAAAGAGGATTTGGAGTACCTACGCTAATTGCGGTACATCCTGAAAATGACCCTGAAGGAAAAGGTTTTGCTCAAGCAAAAGCCTATGCTGCTGGAACGGGAGGAGATAGAGCAGGGGTGCTAAACTCTTCTTTTGTTGCTGAGGTAAAATCAGATTTGATGGGTGAGCAAACTATTCTTTGTGGTTTATTACAGACAGGTTCTATTTTGTCTTTTGATAAAATGACCGAAAAAGGAATTGATGCGGGTTATGCTTCAAAACTGATCCAATACGGATGGGAAACCATCACCGAAGCTTTAAAACATGGTGGTATTACTAACATGATGGATAGATTGTCTAATCCGGCCAAAATAAAAGCGTTTCAGTTATCCGAAGCTTTAAAACAAATTATGCGTCCATTATTTGAAAAACACATGGATGATATTATGAATGGTTATTTTTCTAAAACCATGATGGAAGATTGGGCTAATGGAGATAAAAACTTATTAAGTTGGAGGGAAGCTACTGGTGAAACCGCATTTGAAAAAACTGAAAACACAAGTCAAAATATAGCAGAACAAGAATATTTTGATAATGCCGTGCTTATGGTTGCTTTTGTAAAGTCAGGTGTTGAATTGGCATTTGAAACTATGACAGAAGCGGGTATTAAACCAGAATCGGCTTATTACGAATCGTTACACGAAACACCGTTGATTGCCAATACTATTGCCAGAAAAAAATTGTTTGAAATGAACAGAATTATTTCTGACACTGCAGAATACGGATGCTATTTATTTGATCATGCGTGTAAACCATTATTGACTGATTTTATGAAAGGCATAGATACCGATGTAATTGGTACATTTTTTGGAAAAGGCAAAGATGCTGGCGTTGAAAATCAAGAGTTGATTGCGGTTAACAAAGAAATCAGACAACATCCAGTTGAGGAAATAGGAGAAAGTTTAAGAGCTTCCATGACAGCCATGAAGAAAATAGTCTAA
- the ilvA gene encoding threonine ammonia-lyase codes for MKKNTHNNINLESVKQAAKILKDVAVKTPLQKNLNLSKKFGANVLLKREDLQQVRSYKIRGAYHKISSLSTKEIENGIVCASAGNHAQGVAFVCNKLKIKGTIVMPTPTPKQKIEQVKMFGGTFVEVVLKGDTFDDASISAKKLCSDQNKTFVHPFDDVKIIEGQATVGLEIIEQTKVPIDYVFLAVGGGGLASGLSSIFKQLSPNTRIIGVEPLGAPSMSEAIQQERVVILDKIDRFIDGAAVKQVGDLTFEICKENLYTMITIPEGKVCQTILELYNKDAIVVEPAGALSISALDNFKEEIKGKNIVCIVSGSNNDITRTAEIKERALLYANLKHYFIIRFPQRAGALREFVVDILGPNDDITHFEYTKKHSKENAPAVVGIELKNEEDLEPLIARMKAHNFFGDYINDKPDLFDFLV; via the coding sequence ATGAAAAAAAACACTCATAATAATATAAACTTAGAATCCGTAAAACAAGCTGCAAAGATTTTAAAAGATGTAGCAGTAAAAACACCTTTACAGAAAAACCTAAATCTTTCAAAAAAATTTGGGGCTAATGTGTTATTAAAACGAGAAGATTTACAACAAGTTAGAAGTTATAAAATAAGAGGAGCGTATCATAAAATTAGCTCCTTATCTACAAAAGAAATTGAAAACGGAATTGTATGTGCGAGTGCAGGAAATCATGCCCAAGGAGTTGCTTTTGTTTGTAATAAGCTAAAGATTAAAGGCACAATTGTAATGCCAACACCAACACCTAAGCAAAAGATAGAACAAGTTAAGATGTTTGGTGGCACTTTTGTTGAAGTGGTGTTGAAAGGAGATACGTTTGACGATGCTTCCATTAGTGCAAAAAAGCTATGTTCGGATCAGAATAAAACTTTTGTCCACCCATTTGATGATGTAAAAATTATAGAAGGGCAGGCAACAGTTGGTTTAGAAATTATTGAACAAACCAAAGTACCAATTGACTATGTTTTTTTAGCCGTAGGTGGTGGTGGATTGGCTTCAGGTCTATCAAGTATTTTTAAACAGTTATCACCTAATACAAGGATTATTGGTGTAGAGCCCTTAGGAGCACCGTCAATGTCAGAAGCGATACAACAAGAAAGAGTAGTGATTCTAGATAAAATAGACAGATTCATAGACGGAGCTGCTGTAAAACAAGTGGGCGATTTGACCTTTGAAATCTGCAAAGAAAATTTGTACACCATGATAACCATTCCAGAAGGTAAAGTGTGTCAAACCATTTTAGAGCTGTATAACAAAGATGCTATTGTTGTTGAGCCTGCTGGAGCATTATCCATATCTGCTTTAGACAATTTTAAGGAAGAAATCAAGGGTAAGAATATCGTTTGTATTGTTAGTGGAAGTAATAATGACATTACCAGAACGGCTGAAATTAAAGAAAGAGCCTTGTTGTATGCTAATCTAAAACATTATTTTATCATTCGTTTTCCGCAAAGGGCAGGTGCATTAAGGGAATTTGTAGTCGATATTTTAGGGCCAAATGATGATATTACGCATTTTGAATATACCAAAAAACATAGTAAAGAAAATGCCCCAGCGGTGGTGGGTATTGAGTTAAAAAATGAAGAAGATTTAGAACCACTTATTGCCAGAATGAAAGCTCATAACTTTTTTGGAGATTATATTAATGACAAACCTGATCTGTTTGACTTTTTGGTTTAA